In Gimesia sp., a genomic segment contains:
- a CDS encoding DUF1559 domain-containing protein: MRRVTVKRGFTLIELLVVIAIIAILIALLLPAVQQAREAARRSTCKNNLKQIGLALHNYHETHRCFPQMHVETRRTAADDVTTDSYLAWTVMLLPFMDQATIYNQINMNTPWRANYTGTPPQEPLIKTVIPVFNCPTDPMEGLNTNIGSWGKSNYPGIYSPCDINPANGQGRCYAGAFNNHNVNRIRDFTDGTSNVIMVGERTTEGVPAGGLWIGASNTNNGHNYANWPYHTALVRTWQGATATPTPSTIYLINGINQSTGTKYEWSLGSSHTGGCHFLFGDGRIKFISENTDGNTLVYLAGINDKNVLGEY; this comes from the coding sequence ATGAGGCGTGTAACAGTCAAACGGGGTTTTACCCTGATCGAACTTCTGGTGGTGATTGCCATCATCGCCATTCTGATTGCCCTGTTATTACCGGCAGTGCAACAGGCACGTGAAGCAGCCCGACGGAGTACCTGCAAAAACAATCTGAAGCAGATCGGACTGGCACTCCACAACTATCATGAAACCCATCGTTGTTTCCCACAGATGCATGTGGAAACGCGCCGGACTGCTGCCGATGATGTGACCACCGACAGCTATCTCGCCTGGACGGTCATGCTGTTGCCATTCATGGATCAGGCCACGATCTACAACCAGATCAACATGAATACTCCCTGGCGGGCCAACTACACGGGAACGCCACCGCAGGAACCGCTGATCAAAACCGTGATTCCGGTATTTAACTGTCCGACTGACCCGATGGAAGGCTTGAACACTAATATCGGTAGCTGGGGCAAGTCAAATTATCCGGGGATTTACTCGCCATGTGATATCAATCCAGCGAATGGGCAGGGCCGCTGTTATGCAGGTGCATTCAACAACCATAACGTTAACCGCATTCGCGATTTCACCGATGGTACCAGTAACGTCATTATGGTGGGTGAGCGAACCACAGAAGGGGTTCCGGCCGGTGGTCTGTGGATCGGTGCCTCGAACACCAATAATGGGCACAATTACGCCAACTGGCCTTACCATACGGCTCTGGTCCGCACCTGGCAGGGGGCGACTGCGACTCCGACTCCGTCCACGATCTACCTGATCAACGGAATCAACCAGTCGACCGGAACCAAATATGAATGGTCGCTGGGCAGTTCGCACACCGGCGGTTGTCATTTTCTGTTCGGTGACGGTCGGATCAAATTTATCAGCGAGAATACCGATGGGAACACCCTGGTCTACCTGGCTGGTATCAACGATAAGAACGTGCTTGGAGAATACTAA
- a CDS encoding carboxypeptidase regulatory-like domain-containing protein produces the protein MICNVRIKTCLGLLALAACAYGCSGSGIDVDLAPVSGVVTMDGQPLENAIVIFSPEKGNPSSGKTDAKGYYELVYVGDAKGAIVGPHKVRITTGKATDGQVSAGSGEADLANASLDDTVNIDTPPPEDGDVTQRRVVKKKKAEKDPIPEKYNTKTTLTADVKDENNTLDFKLESK, from the coding sequence ATGATCTGCAACGTACGAATCAAGACATGCCTTGGTCTGCTTGCTCTGGCTGCCTGTGCTTACGGGTGCTCTGGATCAGGAATCGATGTTGACCTGGCTCCGGTTTCGGGAGTGGTCACAATGGATGGTCAGCCGCTGGAAAATGCCATCGTTATCTTTTCGCCCGAGAAAGGGAATCCTTCTTCGGGCAAAACCGATGCGAAAGGCTATTACGAACTGGTCTATGTGGGTGATGCCAAAGGAGCGATTGTCGGCCCGCACAAAGTGCGAATTACGACCGGTAAGGCGACTGACGGACAGGTCTCGGCAGGCAGCGGCGAAGCGGATCTGGCCAATGCCTCTCTGGATGATACGGTGAATATTGATACTCCTCCCCCCGAGGATGGAGATGTGACACAACGTCGTGTCGTCAAGAAAAAGAAAGCCGAAAAAGATCCGATTCCCGAAAAGTACAATACCAAAACAACGCTGACGGCTGACGTCAAAGATGAGAATAATACCCTGGATTTCAAATTAGAATCCAAGTAA
- a CDS encoding DUF1559 domain-containing protein encodes MNYKRMQSKSVVPTNAGYTIVELLVATAVISLLIGLTLPAIQTARNSARQAQCLNRMRNLGIALLQNTDTAQRFPACGYFGDGTPATFGQYRSWIVDILPYLDQANIYNQWDFDLSCKDPANIPLAGQHIAVLTCPSDHSVIPGKGNLSYVLNGGIGFTAQIGSVHNCPVDARGRRLDLNGNGVICHSSTEDDGAPSDRDLYFYMGLFYNETWKGEVRADRHYTMAGITDGASNTLMISENIRTGYDPKAWTANWSSPSPFLTSFYIGDPCVNGRCTAGNVDYNLANSGSAAINAGLEQPEGRAPFPNSLHTGGVNAGYCDGHFSFLSEKIDGKVYAALASPQGQSLAGTLLEQ; translated from the coding sequence ATGAACTATAAACGAATGCAATCTAAGTCGGTCGTTCCCACAAATGCCGGATATACGATCGTCGAACTGCTGGTCGCCACCGCGGTCATCAGTCTGCTGATCGGACTGACCCTGCCGGCAATCCAGACCGCCCGGAACTCGGCCCGACAGGCACAATGCCTCAACCGCATGCGAAACCTGGGCATCGCCCTGCTGCAGAATACCGATACCGCCCAGCGGTTCCCCGCCTGTGGCTACTTCGGGGACGGTACTCCCGCTACCTTCGGTCAGTATCGCAGCTGGATTGTCGATATCCTCCCCTATCTGGACCAGGCAAATATCTACAACCAGTGGGACTTCGATCTGTCCTGCAAAGATCCAGCCAACATTCCTCTGGCGGGGCAACACATCGCCGTCCTGACCTGCCCCTCCGATCACAGCGTGATCCCGGGGAAAGGAAACCTCTCCTATGTCCTGAATGGCGGAATTGGATTCACCGCCCAGATTGGAAGCGTGCATAACTGTCCCGTCGATGCCCGTGGCAGAAGGCTCGACCTGAACGGTAACGGCGTGATCTGCCATTCCTCAACTGAAGACGACGGAGCTCCCTCAGACCGCGACCTGTACTTTTACATGGGGCTGTTTTATAACGAAACCTGGAAAGGAGAGGTCCGCGCCGATCGTCATTACACCATGGCAGGCATCACCGATGGTGCTTCGAATACGCTGATGATCTCCGAAAATATTCGGACCGGCTACGATCCCAAAGCCTGGACGGCCAACTGGTCATCCCCCAGTCCGTTCCTGACCAGCTTCTACATCGGCGATCCCTGTGTCAATGGTCGCTGCACCGCAGGCAATGTGGATTACAACCTCGCGAACTCCGGTTCCGCAGCCATCAATGCCGGGCTTGAACAGCCCGAAGGCAGAGCCCCCTTTCCTAATTCCCTGCACACCGGCGGCGTGAATGCGGGCTACTGCGACGGACACTTTTCTTTCTTGTCTGAAAAAATTGACGGCAAAGTCTATGCGGCCCTGGCCAGCCCCCAGGGACAGTCCTTAGCGGGTACTCTGCTCGAGCAGTAA
- a CDS encoding DUF4339 domain-containing protein encodes MTIEWFCIRDAEEQGPYTFRELVDMIREEKLSPDTQVRPHYLDDWQRADSVVGL; translated from the coding sequence ATGACAATCGAATGGTTTTGCATACGGGACGCGGAAGAACAGGGCCCCTACACGTTTCGGGAACTGGTCGACATGATCCGCGAGGAAAAACTCTCTCCGGACACCCAGGTCCGTCCACATTATCTGGACGACTGGCAGCGGGCAGACTCGGTCGTGGGTCTGTAA